One window from the genome of [Mycobacterium] stephanolepidis encodes:
- a CDS encoding LpqN/LpqT family lipoprotein, with product MAAVVVTLVSLAAGGCSARTDKECEAPDSRSAGTDVAHDMTLDEYLTSHGVRAAVQTRADISDFGIGMQQPPHWYVTREHQLPNTYVVVSNTDAVDQSFVPNAVLIVHRLTGDFSQEEAIRRGSVDTERYDGFVLESEKVEDFQHGLSSVISGTYNDQGKRLHVVNRYVLATVHDTRYLILNTITTTADQFPSLSGDVKYFDEGIKIFIR from the coding sequence GTGGCAGCTGTTGTCGTCACGCTAGTTAGCCTTGCGGCGGGGGGCTGTAGTGCGCGGACTGATAAGGAATGCGAGGCTCCTGACAGCAGAAGTGCCGGTACGGACGTGGCACATGATATGACTCTCGACGAATATCTCACTAGCCATGGAGTCCGTGCTGCGGTGCAGACGAGGGCAGACATCAGCGACTTTGGTATTGGCATGCAGCAGCCACCCCACTGGTATGTGACCAGGGAGCATCAGCTGCCGAACACGTATGTGGTGGTTTCGAATACTGATGCCGTGGACCAAAGTTTCGTTCCGAATGCGGTTCTTATTGTGCATCGATTGACTGGAGATTTTTCCCAGGAGGAAGCCATACGGCGGGGTTCAGTTGATACCGAACGCTACGACGGTTTTGTTCTCGAATCAGAGAAAGTCGAAGATTTTCAGCACGGCCTATCGTCGGTGATTTCCGGAACATACAACGACCAGGGGAAAAGACTGCATGTTGTGAACCGGTACGTTCTCGCCACCGTGCACGACACGCGATATCTGATACTCAACACCATAACTACAACGGCTGATCAATTTCCATCACTTTCAGGTGACGTGAAGTATTTTGATGAAGGCATCAAAATATTCATCAGATGA
- a CDS encoding MSCRAMM family adhesin SdrC, which produces MLVDSTSDSSEAGGKSGPSEAKSKAEAKTGVRPGTEAKTEAKTEAKTGVRPGTEAKTGVRPGTEAKSKAEAKTEAKTEAKTEAKTEAKTEAKTDAKTDAKTDAKTEAKTEAKTEAKTEAKTEAKTEAKTEAKTEAKTDAKTDAKTDAKTDAKTDAKTDAKTDAKTEAKTDAKTDAKTDAKTDAKTDAKTDAKTDAKTDAKTDAKTDAKTDAKTDAKTDAKTDAKTDAKTDAKTEAPATDSGVAVGVKPGLVVESESESAKKPSVKAGAVELGGQALVGQGRSDGARLGALIGAGIGDSVNALVGVTGITNDVAAQRALRSGFMTVGSALGAELGAALGGTTEGAIAGLSQWNPNVDVPKNISQVLWKAQSGASAATAGGDVRIRGSVIETIDGTFPVLGASAGKLVGATVGASVGASAATLLSTIGAASVVGLPVTTAVSYEVTRASIRFFTSVGGDLGTALGAGAAGAAISVLDGSAATGGIPSVVDSIQVHAAKGSPLAAALLSGSASRIGSGVGAMVGTATTTTVAGTMTDVGMSGSLVDHTSQTIGALVGNAVGGAVETVLKPYAQP; this is translated from the coding sequence ATGTTAGTAGACAGTACATCTGATTCATCTGAAGCTGGCGGGAAGTCGGGGCCTTCTGAGGCGAAGTCCAAGGCTGAGGCGAAGACTGGGGTTAGGCCCGGTACTGAGGCGAAGACTGAGGCGAAGACTGAGGCGAAGACTGGGGTTAGGCCCGGTACTGAGGCGAAGACTGGGGTTAGGCCCGGTACTGAGGCGAAGTCCAAGGCTGAGGCGAAGACCGAGGCGAAGACCGAGGCGAAGACTGAGGCGAAGACTGAGGCGAAGACTGAGGCGAAGACCGACGCGAAGACCGACGCGAAGACCGACGCGAAGACCGAGGCGAAGACCGAGGCGAAGACCGAGGCGAAGACCGAGGCGAAGACCGAGGCGAAGACCGAGGCGAAGACCGAGGCGAAGACCGAGGCGAAGACCGACGCGAAGACCGACGCGAAGACCGACGCGAAGACCGACGCGAAGACCGACGCGAAGACCGACGCGAAGACCGACGCGAAGACCGAGGCGAAGACCGACGCGAAGACCGACGCGAAGACCGACGCGAAGACCGACGCGAAGACCGACGCGAAGACCGACGCGAAGACCGACGCGAAGACCGACGCGAAGACCGACGCGAAGACCGACGCGAAGACCGACGCGAAGACCGACGCGAAGACCGACGCGAAGACCGACGCGAAGACCGACGCGAAGACCGACGCGAAGACCGAGGCACCAGCGACTGATTCGGGTGTTGCTGTTGGTGTGAAGCCTGGGTTGGTGGTCGAGTCGGAGTCGGAGTCGGCCAAGAAGCCGAGCGTGAAGGCTGGGGCTGTCGAGCTTGGCGGGCAGGCTTTGGTCGGGCAGGGACGTTCCGACGGGGCGAGGTTGGGTGCGCTTATCGGTGCCGGTATTGGCGACTCGGTGAATGCGCTTGTTGGTGTTACGGGTATTACCAATGATGTTGCCGCTCAGCGTGCATTGCGTTCGGGCTTCATGACCGTGGGTTCTGCGCTAGGCGCTGAGCTTGGTGCTGCTCTGGGTGGCACGACTGAGGGCGCCATTGCAGGTTTGTCCCAGTGGAATCCGAATGTTGATGTGCCAAAAAATATTTCGCAGGTTCTCTGGAAAGCGCAGTCGGGCGCTTCTGCGGCGACTGCGGGTGGTGACGTACGCATCAGAGGGTCCGTGATCGAGACGATCGACGGTACGTTCCCGGTTCTTGGCGCCTCGGCAGGCAAGTTGGTGGGTGCGACGGTCGGTGCGAGTGTCGGCGCTTCTGCAGCAACTTTGCTGAGTACGATAGGTGCTGCCAGTGTGGTGGGTCTGCCGGTGACGACCGCTGTCAGTTATGAGGTGACGCGTGCAAGCATTCGGTTCTTCACATCTGTGGGCGGTGATTTGGGAACTGCTCTCGGGGCCGGGGCTGCTGGCGCGGCTATTTCTGTTCTCGATGGATCGGCAGCGACAGGCGGAATACCAAGTGTCGTTGACAGTATTCAGGTGCACGCCGCTAAGGGGAGTCCTCTAGCGGCGGCCCTGCTCTCGGGTTCGGCTTCGCGGATCGGCTCTGGCGTGGGGGCGATGGTCGGCACAGCGACTACGACGACGGTCGCGGGGACAATGACCGACGTAGGCATGTCCGGGAGCCTGGTGGATCATACGAGCCAGACGATTGGTGCGCTTGTGGGTAACGCTGTGGGCGGTGCTGTTGAAACAGTGCTGAAGCCGTATGCGCAGCCGTAG
- a CDS encoding glycosyltransferase — MRFALAVHGTRGDVEPCAAVALELRRRGHDIAMAVPPDLIGFIESAGLTAVAYGPHSQQQMEEDFFREFWSVRTCGSFARRAREYVTRGWDAMSLTVTELAQGADLVLTGTTYQEVAANAAEHHGVPFAALHYFPLRPNGRLWPQLPSLLNHAVVTAFSWIHWRLIEKSDSAQRKQLNLSCSVGPSYRQHLRRGALEIQAYDSVFFRGLSDDWCRRRPFVGGLTLGLATSTDHEVDSWISSGPPPIYFGFGSMPVESPTTMIAMAAEACRQLGLRALISCPAAAASDLTAVQSEGVKIVGVVNHSEVFPRCRAIVHHGGAGTTTAALRAGIPALILWFGADQPIWAAQVETLGVGSAQRFSNVTVPSLVARLRSVLTPECAARARFTAMQMTDAGMSVSTTADLLEDTACRSARQRGRTG; from the coding sequence ATGAGGTTTGCCCTAGCGGTCCACGGAACCCGCGGCGACGTCGAACCGTGCGCTGCGGTCGCACTTGAGCTGCGCCGCCGGGGGCACGACATCGCGATGGCCGTTCCACCCGATCTCATCGGGTTCATTGAGTCCGCGGGACTGACCGCGGTGGCCTACGGACCCCATTCCCAACAGCAGATGGAAGAGGACTTCTTTCGTGAATTCTGGAGCGTACGGACATGTGGGAGCTTTGCACGCAGAGCCCGTGAGTACGTCACCCGCGGCTGGGACGCGATGAGCCTCACGGTGACCGAGCTTGCCCAGGGCGCTGATCTGGTCCTCACGGGAACGACCTACCAGGAGGTCGCCGCCAATGCGGCTGAGCACCACGGCGTTCCCTTCGCGGCGCTGCATTACTTTCCTTTGCGCCCCAATGGCCGCCTGTGGCCACAGCTGCCCTCGCTACTGAATCATGCTGTTGTCACGGCATTTTCGTGGATACATTGGAGGTTGATCGAGAAATCAGACTCAGCGCAGCGCAAACAACTGAATCTCTCGTGCTCAGTTGGTCCGTCCTATCGGCAGCATCTTCGACGCGGCGCGCTGGAGATCCAAGCCTATGACTCCGTCTTCTTCCGCGGGTTGTCGGACGACTGGTGCAGGAGGCGGCCGTTCGTCGGGGGGCTCACCCTCGGATTGGCGACATCAACCGACCACGAAGTCGATTCGTGGATATCTTCAGGACCACCACCTATTTACTTCGGATTCGGCAGCATGCCGGTCGAGTCGCCCACCACGATGATCGCGATGGCGGCCGAGGCGTGCCGGCAACTGGGGCTGCGTGCACTCATCAGCTGTCCCGCGGCGGCAGCTAGCGATCTCACAGCGGTGCAGTCAGAGGGTGTAAAAATCGTTGGTGTCGTGAATCACTCGGAGGTCTTTCCGCGATGCCGGGCTATTGTCCACCATGGTGGCGCAGGCACCACTACCGCCGCGTTGCGGGCGGGGATACCAGCGCTGATCTTATGGTTCGGAGCCGATCAGCCGATTTGGGCGGCCCAGGTGGAAACTCTGGGCGTGGGTTCGGCGCAACGCTTCTCGAATGTCACAGTACCGTCATTGGTCGCACGGCTCCGGTCCGTTCTCACCCCGGAATGTGCTGCACGGGCTCGCTTCACCGCGATGCAGATGACAGATGCCGGAATGAGTGTCAGCACCACCGCCGACCTTTTGGAGGACACGGCCTGCCGCAGCGCACGTCAGCGTGGTCGCACCGGGTAG
- a CDS encoding GAP family protein, whose protein sequence is MWGAILVLALLAAADPLRIGVALLLFSRPRPILNALAFWIGGLAMAFSLGILVLAVLRSYALGILHGITDIAATPPARYLQLSIGVLVLLMAARWTRRLRHSRKLSGKHIRTGGPLRGRSLWIAFAAGLGMATPWEYLAVLAAVLVSKATASAQIGAVLLFTCIAFTIVEIPLISYLFMPSGTREVMLRVHTWAEIYRRHTVVGIAAVVGGLLVTTAIIGI, encoded by the coding sequence ATGTGGGGTGCAATTTTGGTGCTGGCCCTACTTGCGGCAGCCGATCCCCTACGGATCGGTGTTGCCTTACTGCTCTTTTCCAGGCCGCGGCCGATTCTCAATGCGTTGGCATTCTGGATAGGCGGACTGGCTATGGCCTTCAGTCTGGGCATACTTGTGCTCGCCGTGCTGAGGAGTTACGCGTTGGGGATCTTACATGGCATAACGGACATCGCTGCGACACCGCCTGCCCGCTACCTTCAGCTGTCCATCGGAGTTCTTGTGCTCCTCATGGCAGCACGATGGACGCGGCGCCTCCGCCACTCGAGGAAGTTATCCGGGAAGCACATACGCACCGGTGGCCCACTCCGCGGCAGGTCACTGTGGATTGCTTTCGCGGCAGGGCTGGGAATGGCGACTCCATGGGAATACTTGGCTGTGCTGGCCGCCGTCCTGGTCTCCAAAGCAACCGCAAGCGCCCAAATCGGGGCCGTGCTGCTGTTCACCTGTATCGCCTTCACGATCGTGGAAATTCCGTTGATCAGTTACCTATTCATGCCATCGGGAACCCGTGAGGTGATGCTGCGGGTACACACCTGGGCTGAGATATATCGACGACACACGGTTGTCGGCATTGCCGCCGTCGTGGGTGGCCTATTGGTCACCACCGCAATAATCGGAATATGA